The Mus musculus strain C57BL/6J chromosome 2, GRCm38.p6 C57BL/6J genome has a window encoding:
- the Pax1 gene encoding paired box protein Pax-1 translates to MKFTLGLGSRAWRVSWERAAAAAAGPGAGGALGSGSLRVSSRRGPRLARALPLCLSGGGGARALPDCAGPSPRRSGARQLAGPRAMEQTYGEVNQLGGVFVNGRPLPNAIRLRIVELAQLGIRPCDISRQLRVSHGCVSKILARYNETGSILPGAIGGSKPRVTTPNVVKHIRDYKQGDPGIFAWEIRDRLLADGVCDKYNVPSVSSISRILRNKIGSLAQPGPYEASKQPPPQPALPYNHIYQYPYPSPVSPTGTKMGTHPGVPGSAGHVSIPRSWPSAHSVSNILGIRTFMEQTGALAGSEGAAYSPKMEDWAGVNRAAFPTSPAVNGLEKPALEADIKYTQSASSLSAVGGFLPACAYPASNQHGVYSAPAAGYLSPGPPWPPAQAPPLTPHGAGVAVHGGELAAAMTFKHREGTDRKPPSPGGKATDALGSLHGLPIPASTS, encoded by the exons ATGAAGTTCACCTTGGGCCTGGGGTCGCGGGCCTGGAGAGTGTCCTGGGAGCGGGCGGCGGCGGCTGCGGCAGGCCCTGGGGCGGGCGGCGCGCTGGGCAGCGGCTCACTGCGCGTCTCCAGCCGCCGCGGCCCACGGCTCGCGCGCGCCCTCCCTCTATGCCTCTCCGGCGGTGGCGGCGCCCGAGCTCTCCCGGACTGCGCCGGGCCCAGCCCCCGCCGCTCCGGCGCCAGGCAGCTGGCCGGCCCGCGCGCGATGG AGCAGACGTACGGCGAAGTGAACCAACTTGGTGGCGTGTTCGTCAACGGCCGTCCCCTGCCCAATGCCATCCGCCTACGAATCGTGGAGCTAGCACAGCTGGGTATCCGACCCTGTGACATCAGTAGGCAACTGCGGGTCTCTCATGGCTGCGTGAGCAAAATCCTGGCGCGCTACAACGAGACCGGCTCCATCCTGCCCGGGGCCATCGGGGGCAGCAAACCTCGAGTTACCACCCCCAATGTAGTGAAGCACATCCGGGACTACAAACAGGGGGATCCTGGCATCTTTGCCTGGGAGATCCGTGACCGGCTACTGGCTGATGGCGTTTGTGACAAGTACAACGTGCCCTCTGTGAGCTCCATCAGTCGCATCCTGCGAAATAAGATTGGCAGCCTGGCGCAGCCAGGGCCATACGAAGCAAGTAAGCAGCCGCCTCCGCAGCCTGCACTGCCCTACAATCATATCTACCAGTACCCCTACCCCAGCCCAGTGTCACCCACGGGCACTAAGATGGGCACTCATCCCGGGGTCCCCGGCTCGGCGGGCCACGTCAGTATCCCGCGTTCATGGCCCTCCGCACATTCAGTCAGCAACATCCTGGGCATCCGGACGTTTATGGAGCAAACAG GGGCCCTGGCTGGGAGCGAAGGCGCTGCCTACTCCCCCAAGATGGAAGACTGGGCGGGTGTGAACCGTGCGGCCTTCCCCACCTCGCCAGCAGTGAATGGACTCGAGAAACCTGCCTTGGAGGCAGACATTAAATATACTCAG TCGGCTTCCAGCCTCTCCGCAGTGGGaggcttccttcctgcctgcgcCTACCCGGCTTCCAACCAGCACGGAGTATACAGCGCTCCAGCAGCCGGCTACCTATCTCCCGGCCCGCCCTGGCCACCAGCCCAGGCACCCCCACTGACGCCCCACGGAGCTGGTGTGGCGGTGCACGGCGGGGAGCTTGCAGCGGCAATGACCTTCAAACACCGAGAAG GGACCGACCGGAAGCCCCCCAGCCCGGGAGGCAAGGCCACGGATGCACTCGGTAGCTTACACGGACTGCCCATCCCAGCCTCGACCTCCTAG
- the Pax1 gene encoding paired box protein Pax-1 isoform X1 produces MQYYFIKPKVKYTSFLTFACASWTISCSRAVEITKPQPGKLKRHFAFCTPTFAPPHPASCAGTCAAKPGPDPTGGDKLFPVRRISPNRMKFTLGLGSRAWRVSWERAAAAAAGPGAGGALGSGSLRVSSRRGPRLARALPLCLSGGGGARALPDCAGPSPRRSGARQLAGPRAMEQTYGEVNQLGGVFVNGRPLPNAIRLRIVELAQLGIRPCDISRQLRVSHGCVSKILARYNETGSILPGAIGGSKPRVTTPNVVKHIRDYKQGDPGIFAWEIRDRLLADGVCDKYNVPSVSSISRILRNKIGSLAQPGPYEASKQPPPQPALPYNHIYQYPYPSPVSPTGTKMGTHPGVPGSAGHVSIPRSWPSAHSVSNILGIRTFMEQTGALAGSEGAAYSPKMEDWAGVNRAAFPTSPAVNGLEKPALEADIKYTQSASSLSAVGGFLPACAYPASNQHGVYSAPAAGYLSPGPPWPPAQAPPLTPHGAGVAVHGGELAAAMTFKHREGTDRKPPSPGGKATDALGSLHGLPIPASTS; encoded by the exons ATGCAATACTATTTTATCAAACCAAAAGTGAAGTATACGAGCTTTCTTACCTTTGCGTGCGCCTCATGGACCATTAGCTGCTCCAGAGCGGTGGAGATAACCAAGCCGCAGCCCGGAAAGTTGAAGAGACACTTTGCCTTCTGCACTCCAACCTTTGCGCCACCTCATCCAGCCAGCTGCGCGGGAACCTGCGCAGCCAAGCCGGGACCGGACCCGACAGGGGGCGACAAACT CTTCCCGGTCAGACGAATTTCTCCCAATCGGATGAAGTTCACCTTGGGCCTGGGGTCGCGGGCCTGGAGAGTGTCCTGGGAGCGGGCGGCGGCGGCTGCGGCAGGCCCTGGGGCGGGCGGCGCGCTGGGCAGCGGCTCACTGCGCGTCTCCAGCCGCCGCGGCCCACGGCTCGCGCGCGCCCTCCCTCTATGCCTCTCCGGCGGTGGCGGCGCCCGAGCTCTCCCGGACTGCGCCGGGCCCAGCCCCCGCCGCTCCGGCGCCAGGCAGCTGGCCGGCCCGCGCGCGATGG AGCAGACGTACGGCGAAGTGAACCAACTTGGTGGCGTGTTCGTCAACGGCCGTCCCCTGCCCAATGCCATCCGCCTACGAATCGTGGAGCTAGCACAGCTGGGTATCCGACCCTGTGACATCAGTAGGCAACTGCGGGTCTCTCATGGCTGCGTGAGCAAAATCCTGGCGCGCTACAACGAGACCGGCTCCATCCTGCCCGGGGCCATCGGGGGCAGCAAACCTCGAGTTACCACCCCCAATGTAGTGAAGCACATCCGGGACTACAAACAGGGGGATCCTGGCATCTTTGCCTGGGAGATCCGTGACCGGCTACTGGCTGATGGCGTTTGTGACAAGTACAACGTGCCCTCTGTGAGCTCCATCAGTCGCATCCTGCGAAATAAGATTGGCAGCCTGGCGCAGCCAGGGCCATACGAAGCAAGTAAGCAGCCGCCTCCGCAGCCTGCACTGCCCTACAATCATATCTACCAGTACCCCTACCCCAGCCCAGTGTCACCCACGGGCACTAAGATGGGCACTCATCCCGGGGTCCCCGGCTCGGCGGGCCACGTCAGTATCCCGCGTTCATGGCCCTCCGCACATTCAGTCAGCAACATCCTGGGCATCCGGACGTTTATGGAGCAAACAG GGGCCCTGGCTGGGAGCGAAGGCGCTGCCTACTCCCCCAAGATGGAAGACTGGGCGGGTGTGAACCGTGCGGCCTTCCCCACCTCGCCAGCAGTGAATGGACTCGAGAAACCTGCCTTGGAGGCAGACATTAAATATACTCAG TCGGCTTCCAGCCTCTCCGCAGTGGGaggcttccttcctgcctgcgcCTACCCGGCTTCCAACCAGCACGGAGTATACAGCGCTCCAGCAGCCGGCTACCTATCTCCCGGCCCGCCCTGGCCACCAGCCCAGGCACCCCCACTGACGCCCCACGGAGCTGGTGTGGCGGTGCACGGCGGGGAGCTTGCAGCGGCAATGACCTTCAAACACCGAGAAG GGACCGACCGGAAGCCCCCCAGCCCGGGAGGCAAGGCCACGGATGCACTCGGTAGCTTACACGGACTGCCCATCCCAGCCTCGACCTCCTAG